One Amphiprion ocellaris isolate individual 3 ecotype Okinawa chromosome 5, ASM2253959v1, whole genome shotgun sequence genomic region harbors:
- the wnk2 gene encoding serine/threonine-protein kinase WNK2 isoform X4: MDAAEDSSKDPPLGSTYSSAPNLDSDINANACRPVYENGTDHNVNIQIAALRGASDPSAYPSTEYQGLVRQRFIRRSLWVSDSEEPPVEAPEFVNSSPVLNIDLRTIVDRSRSRALHGTRLQETSSTESQVGLKDSATESVSADEERGDRSETEPKAEVVPSDVTGKAGSDENEEEPGMKAVSTSPGGRFLKFDIELGRGSFKTVYKGLDTDTWVEVAWCELQERKLSKAERQRFKEEAEMLKALQHPNIVRFYDFWESPVKGKKCIVLVTELMTSGTLKTYLKRFKVMKPKVLRSWCRQILKGLHFLHTRTPPIIHRDLKCDNIFITGPTGSVKIGDLGLATLKRASFAKSVIGTPEFMAPEMYEEHYDEAVDVYAFGMCMLEMATSEYPYSECQNAAQIYRKVTSGVKPASYSKVSDPEIKEIIGECICHRWEERYSIKDLLNHAFFAEDTGVRVELNEEDDGKKSSIALKLWVEDPKKLKGKYKDTGAIEFTFNLVNEVPEVVAQEMVESGFFLDCDVKIVGKSIRDRVALIKWRRERTVSPNGNGEVAVKKTQQNLLQVPGTVVPQGATLAATDYEDHESEQQTLICTVPTTTSTTSDSGVSSTMQLDDLNNQQNGPYQSLPEPISTAQIIYSPPAQTDPQLHQGPYQQPTAQASHENYTQASTQLHQGAYQQTTGQLHPGAFQQPAAQLHHCQTRHYSEPFVCHENLLITESTMCLRRGSTSLVEMLQCRTHSLTKTVTPSPCQCPLEDLASTNIAGSPVHNADYPSSKSEAQNPSLLSPFLPLHQHSHNDSASYFDSPHLPLNLQPPSEDRLNVSRSPQPHHHCKACMSLLLKGRTKGGGSLGHSHKRTFSTSTQFTPVSKPDSATSPHHSRCSAVTLPTHSTSPSTPSSDSQPTQVTSPSRLSSPSRVMLPRSLYEGGDLTLLNYCLRHIVSRRTSSPTLSDRGGVTHPMHGQGEVGGSTSSVSEDIHKSQSLDVPIFCQPNLDKNLLLSPHYSEGRTDPLTASAPATPASTAHQNRQTAQSFPAAAPTPQTQLTAQPSQEQCHFQPAAILPQLFSAEQPASHLSPPDPSTSFPQSVSSAPPPLLPLQISTQFPSPYPVVQTGGHKPPSFSPLPSVYSSSDPPMSSAYFSPSPHHPSLPLTPHATFPPVPTLGTPQTPLSTPQHVPSVALPVPLLAMATSPAVSQHQGGPPTSQPNLGTFHSTHHLPLSQVQPTPYPVPNPEPQLVEQPVQVIAPHGTLGDVQLLSVAHPVSPAVQTPLWGSGADTETTATGLDLTIPAPVSVSGTVQAETQAPAQPPALMRARNQPSVPPVPAQTAASTLLKAPASIPVQVPTAVQAPASTPVQAPMSGSGPNLEQTNVSSVSSDKPSAMGKPQLSVPGLVSGPVPVSLPAPVQSAAPVSAPAPVAAPVLQPAGIQTVSVPESANLATTQQNLETTPASSTLQQEPCVEDVLRDKLISLPSYAYDSLNSDVASGKETSDGYDSLASGGKGDGKPRKHHRKSARTRSRQEKTSKPKLSMLNVCNTGDKMVECQLETHNHKMVTFKFDLDGDAPEEIATYMVENGFILLLEKEVFIDQLKDIVDKAEDMLNEDMEGERDKTLSCSPLQGQTCDGLAGESQQPGAPQPVYQQNVLHTGKRWFIICPVEETPMSSQETPSDGTTTQSPSSSATTQPADSGTARPSTSRDEGSSSTMSGGSGGFSYEVYGFCSPPIMSNTDPLLLATLSPPVSAPPTLQSVSSVEPAGSLVQPSVHQAQPARAQTLPPSSPHTSFPLEDSQGSPLGSISPIHAAQQMPDMTCPVSIADEVPCCPLVMPLSLDVSTSQGGSPLTPLPLQDPGSAKEPPSVSYAPAARCERPQQPVVLHQPFSTVGGTKVSSLPQSPAPSQHGAGPSESDGEGRLGRGGFVDSTIKTLDEKLRNLLYQEYAPMYPSGSAAETPGSGTEYIQSPPGPDSATGGSGNSTPGPIGEGRYRAGEQLPQIPERMDSLSTLSDSAVCASLSRRHVPHSASCSGTRGRFKIISVPPEVANRRDVKQRSWSSAASPAHPVGYGGDHIQAEAIATSTTIGRFSVVSTEDDITQRTRCSRYSAPPDFYLDTPPSMAKRGSLPRALTSTSVPVDVTVHARFLSSDSGAESSPAKLAPATPSQHSRSERRGSDLMKRAVAFLRRSGRSSSVQSSDSPNRHGGVHGSAYASSDNDSEMEDSDIKRELQRLREKHLKEISELQAHQRGEVELLYRRLGKVPPSGLGISNVGPHAGRRKRSSKHRLKPGKLLSPLVQQFRNVTTKTSDSSKASAATGTSEPTVSLNGSPAKGPLPTHSRARSCTSHLPSSTSEPVQTKQPCSLKGSLSSDNIYAGLHGDGTGTQAPLGQGSTLKRLCLGKERGSRSGASASAFNQSQQLPTGITPPPHQPVIGLAQAQANNSNNKTYSGTSMSATENNLPEDLQRLMDDWAQEVLIVTHRPRTNSLSISGQQLWDQIVPRTCEQLASPSDVSSWTAPGSEACNLPLTWPDSPGSAVMTTPSAGPQLTYQSHSPAPFRALSSPLSVSQWPGLLFPLPSGVFAFPAVPSAQDAHSPFPASSYQPTDPKARTL; encoded by the exons GAACGGAAACTGTCCAAagctgagagacagaggttcaaagaggaggcagagatgTTAAAAGCTCTCCAGCATCCCAACATCGTGCGATTTTATGACTTCTGGGAATCACCGGTGAAAGGGAAGAAGTGCATTGTTCTGGTGACGGAGCTAATGACCTCAGGGACACTAAAAAC GTATCTAAAGCGCTTTAAGGTCATGAAGCCTAAAGTCCTCAGAAGCTGGTGCAGACAGATTCTCAAAGGCCTCCACTTCCTCCACACGAGGACTCCACCCATCATCCACAGAGACCTGAAGTGTGACAACATCTTCATCACTGGTCCTACAGGCTCTGTCAAAATAGGAGACCTGGGTTTGGCAACGCTGAAGAGGGCCTCTTTTGCTAAAAGTGTTATCG GCACTCCAGAGTTCATGGCCCCAGAGATGTACGAGGAGCACTATGATGAAGCTGTGGATGTCTACGCCTTTGGGATGTGTATGTTAGAGATGGCCACCTCAGAATACCCCTACTCCGAGTGTCAAAATGCTGCTCAGATCTACCGCAAAGTCACCAGC ggaGTGAAACCTGCCAGCTACAGCAAAGTCAGTGACCCAGAAATTAAGGAGATAATAGGGGAGTGTATCTGTCACAGGTGGGAAGAAAG GTACTCCATCAAGGACCTCCTGAATCACGCGTTCTTTGCCGAGGACACGGGCGTCCGGGTGGAGCTCAATGAGGAAGATGACGGCAAGAAATCATCTATTGCTCTAAAGCTGTGGGTCGAAGATCCGAAAAAGCTGAAGGGGAAATACAAAGATACTGGTGCCATTGAGTTTACTTTTAACTTGGTGAACGAAGTCCCAGAAGTAGTCGCCcaagaaatg GTGGAATCAGGTTTTTTCCTGGACTGTGATGTGAAGATAGTTGGGAAGTCCATCCGAGACCGTGTGGCTCTCATCAAATGGAGAAGGGAGCGGACTGTCTCGCCAAATGGAAATGGTGAAGTAGCTGTGAAGAAGACGCAGCAGAATCTACTGCAGGTTCCTGGTACTGTTGTTCCACAGGGAGCCACACTAGCCGCTACAGATTATGAGGATCACGAGTCGGAGCAGCAGACTCTGATCTGCACCGtgcccaccaccacctccaccacat CTGACAGCGGAGTGAGCTCTACCATGCAATTAGATGATCTAAACAACCAACAGAATGGCCCCTACCAGTCGCTACCAGAACCCATTTCAACAGCTCAGATAATCTACAGTCCTCCTGCACAGACTGACCCTCAGCTGCACCAGGGACCCTACCAGCAACCCACAGCACAGGCCTCACATGAAAACTACACACAAGCATCCACACAATTACACCAGGGAGCCTACCAGCAAACCACAGGTCAGCTGCATCCTGGGGCCTTTCAACAACCTGCAGCACAACTGCATCATTGTCAAACA CGTCACTACAGTGAACCCTTTGTTTGCCATGAGAACCTGCTCATCACTGAGAGCACAATGTGTCTTAGGCGTGGCAGCACCTCCTTGGTCGAGATGTTACAGTGTAGGACACACTCTCTCACTAAGACAGTGACTCCAAGTCCCTGCCAGTGTCCATTAGAGGATCTGGCATCAACAAATATCGCAGGGAGTCCAGTGCATAATGCAGATTACCCATCCTCTAAATCGGAAGCCCAGAATCCATCATTATTATCTCCTTTCTTGCCCCTCCATCAACACTCTCATAATGACTCAGCAAGTTATTTTGATTCACCTCACCTCCCCCTGAATTTACAACCTCCTTCCGAGGACCGTCTGAATGTCTCACGCAGCCCACAGCCCCACCACCACTGCAAGGCCTGCATGTCTCTCCTCCTCAAGGGCAGGACGAAGGGAGGCGGATCACTGGGGCACTCGCACAAACGCACCTTCTCCACATCCACCCAGTTCACTCCAGTGTCAAAGCCAGACTCAGCTACATCCCCTCATCACTCGAGGTGTTCTGCAGTCACCTTGCCCACTCATTCAACCTCCCCCTCTACCCCATCATCAGACAGTCAGCCAACCCAGGTGACTTCACCTTCACGTCTTTCCTCACCCTCACGAGTCATGCTCCCACGGAGTTTGTATGAAGGTGGAGATCTTACTCTTCTCAACTACTGTCTCCGTCACATTGTCAGTCGCAGAACCAGTTCCCCCACCCTGTCTGATAGAGGAGGGGTCACTCATCCAATGCACGGCCAGGGGGAGGTAGGGGGTAGTACTTCCTCAGTATCTGAGGATATACACAAGAGTCAGAGCCTGGATGTTCCCATCTTCTGTCAACCAAATCTGGACAAGAACCTGCTGTTATCACCACATTACAGCGAAGGCAGAACAGATCCACTG ACAGCTTCTGCTCCAGCTACTCCAGCCTCCACTGCGCACCAGAATAGACAGACAGCACAGAGCTTTCCAGCTGCAGCCCCGACTCCACAGACACAGCTTACTGCCCAACCCAGCCAGGAGCAG TGCCACTTCCAACCAGCTGCTATCCTGCCCCAG CTGTTTTCTGCTGAGCAGCCTGCATCTCACCTGAGTCCTCCTGACCCATCCACCAGTTTTCCACAGTCAGTCTCCAGTGCTCCTCCCCCACTCCTGCCCCTGCAAATCAGCACACAG tttCCCTCACCATATCCTGTAGTTCAAACAGGGGGGCACAAGCCTCCTTCCTTCTCCCCTCTGCCGTCTGTCTACAGCAGCAGTGACCCTCCTATGTCTAGCGCCTACTTCTCCCCTTCACCCCAccatccctctctccctctgacCCCTCATGCTACCTTCCCCCCTGTACCCACTCTTGGCACCCCTCAGACTCCTCTGTCCACCCCTCAGCACGTGCCCAGTGTGGCGCTCCCCGTTCCACTTCTTGCTATGGCCACATCCCCTGCAGTGTCACAACACCAGGGCGGCCCTCCCACATCTCAGCCAAACCTCGGTACCTTCCATTCCACCCATCACTTACCCCTCTCTCAGGTACAACCCACCCCATACCCCGTCCCCAACCCTGAgcctcaactggttgagcagccTGTGCAG GTGATTGCTCCACATGGCACTTTGGGAGATGTTCAACTTTTGTCTGTGGCCCACCCTGTCTCACCTGCTGTTCAGACTCCTCTCTGGGGAAGTGGAGCAGATACAGAAACTACTGCAACTGGCCTGGACCTAACTATTCCAGCCCCGGTCTCAGTGTCCGGTACAGTCCAAGCTGAAACTCAAGCCCCAGCACAACCGCCAGCTCTGATGCGAGCACGGAACCAACCTTCAGTCCCTCCAGTCCCAGCTCAAACGGCAGCCTCAACCCTTCTGAAAGCCCCAGCTTCAATCCCAGTACAAGTTCCAACAGCAGTACAAGCTCCAGCCTCAACCCCAGTTCAAGCACCGATGTCTGGATCAGGTCCCAATTTAGAACAAACAAATGTCTCTTCTGTTAGCTCAGACAAACCTTCTGCGATGGGCAAACCTCAACTTTCTGTCCCAGGTTTGGTCTCAGGCCCAGTCCCTGTCAGTCTGCCTGCACCAGTTCAATCTGCAGCCCCTGTTTCTGCTCCAGCTCCTGTCGCAGCTCCTGTTCTGCAGCCTGCTGGCATCCAGACAGTCTCAGTGCCTGAGAGTGCCAACCTGGCTACAACTCAGCAAAACCTAGAGACAACACCTGCATCTAGCACTCTTCAACAAGAGCCTTGTGTAGAG gaTGTGCTTCGGGACAAACTAATATCTTTACCCAGTTATGCATatgacag TCTCAACTCTGATGTAGCATCTGGTAAGGAAACAAGTGACGGCTATGACAGCTTGGCTAGCGGGGGGAAAGGGGATGGAAAACCCAGGAAACATCACCGCAAGTCGGCCCGCACACGTTCCAGGCAAGAAAAGACGAGCAAACCCAAACTGAGCATGCTCAAT GTTTGCAACACTGGTGATAAAATGGTAGAATGCCAGCTGGAGACTCACAACCACAAAATGGTGACATTTAAATTCGACCTGGATGGAGACGCTCCGGAGGAAATTGCCACTTACATG GTAGAGAATGGGTTTATCCTATTGTTGGAGAAGGAGGTCTTCATCGACCAGCTAAAGGACATTGTGGACAAAGCTGAAGACATGCTGAATGAAGACATGGAGGGTGAGAGGGACAAAACTTTGAGCTGTAGTCCTCTACAAGGCCAGACGTGTGACGGGCTAGCAGGAGAG AGTCAGCAGCCTGGAGCACCTCAGCCTGTCTATCAGCAAAATG TTCTTCACACAGGAAAGAGATGGTTCATAATCTGCCCTGTAGAGGAGACACCTATGTCTAGTCAGGAGACTCCGTCTGATGGGACAACTACACAGTCCCCTAGCAGCTCAGCCACCACCCAGCCTGCTGACAGTGGCACTGCAAGGCCCTCCACATCCAGAG acGAAGGATCATCCTCCACAATGTCTGGTGGAAGTGGAGGCTTTTCCTACGAGGTTTATGGATTCTGTAGTCCTCCAATAATGTCCAACACAGACCCACTTCTCTTGGCCACTCTGTCACCTCCTGTTTCTGCACCACCGACCCTCCAGTCAGTGTCCTCGGTGGAGCCAGCAGGCAGTTTAGTGCAGCCTAGCGTGCATCAAGCCCAGCCAGCCAGAGCTCAAACGTTGCCCCCATCATCCCCACACACGTCTTTCCCACTAGAAGATTCACAGGGGTCTCCTCTGGGCTCCATCTCCCCAATCCACGCAGCTCAGCAGATGCCCGATATGACATGTCCTGTCTCTATTGCTGATGAGGTGCCCTGCTGCCCTCTAGTCATGCCGCTGTCTCTGGATGTGAGCACTTCACAGGGTGGGTCTCCTCTCACTCCACTTCCTCTTCAGGATCCAGGTTCAGCCAAAGAGCCGCCATCTGTGTCCTACGCCCCTGCAGCCCGGTGTGAGCGACCACAGCAGCCCGTGGTGCTCCACCAGCCTTTTTCCACCGTTGGAGGGACCAAAGTGTCCTCACTACCCCAGAGCCCAGCGCCATCCCAACACGGTGCAGGGCCCAGTGAGTCCGATGGTGAAGGGAGGCTGGGCCGTGGGGGATTTGTGGACAGCACTATAAAGACCCTGGATGAAAAGCTGAGGAATTTGCTCTACCAGGAATATGCTCCCATGTATCCATCCGGCAGTGCTGCAGAGACGCCGGGATCCGGCACAGAGTACATCCAGTCTCCTCCTGGTCCAGACAGCGCCACAGGAGGGTCAGGAAACAGCACACCAGGGCCGATAGGGGAGGGACGCTACAGGGCAGGAGAACAGCTG CCTCAAATTCCAGAAAGAATGGATAGTTTGAGCACactgagtgactcagctgtgtgtG CTTCCCTGTCAAGAAGACACGTCCCTCACTCTGCTTCCTGCTCCGGAACAAGAGGTCGATTCAAG ATAATCTCTGTACCTCCTGAAGTGGCCAACAGACGAGATGTGAAGCAAAGGAGCTGGAGCAGCGCTGCCTCACCGGCGCACCCTGTGGGATACGGTGGGGACCACATTCAGGCTGAGGCCATCGCTACCTCCACCACAATCGGCCGGTTCTCTGTGGTGAGCACTGAAGATGACATTACACAGAGGACACGCTGCAGCCGCTACTCTGCCCCACCTGATTTCTACCTGGACACGCCTCCTTCTATGGCCAAGCGGGGCTCCCTGCCTCGAGCTCTGACCTCAACGTCTGTCCCTGTGGATGTCACGGTCCATGCTCGCTTCCTGTCCTCAGACTCAGGGGCCGAGAGCAGTCCAGCAAAACTGGCCCCCGCCACCCCGTCCCAACACTCTCGCTCTGAGCGCCGAGGAAGCGACCTCATGAAGAGGGCGGTGGCCTTTCTCCGTCGTTCCGGTCGCAGCAGCAGTGTGCAGAGTTCTGACTCACCAAACAGGCATGGAGGTGTCCACGGCTCGGCCTATGCTAGCAGCGATAACGACTCAGAGATGGAGGACTCAGACATAAAGAGGGAACTACAGAGACTCAGGGAGAA ACATCTGAAGGAGATCTCAGAGCTGCAGGCCCATCAGCGAGGGGAAGTGGAGCTGCTGTATCGCAGACTTGGCAAAGTCCCTCCTTCTGGCCTGGGAATCTCTAACGTTGGACCACATGCTGGACGTAGGAAGAGGTCCAGTAAACACAGACTGAAGCCAGGCAAACTTCTCAGTCCTCTGGTTCAACAATTTAGAAATGTCACAACCAAAACTAGTGACTCCAGCAAAGCCA gTGCTGCGACAGGCACAagtgagcccacagtgagtttAAATGGCTCTCCAGCCAAAGGGCCTCTACCCACTCACAGCCGAGCACGTTCATGCACCAGCCACCTTCCCAGCTCCACCTCAGAGCCTGTGCAGACTAAGCAGCCCTGTTCTCTCAAAGGCTCTCTGTCTTCTGATAACATTTATGCTGGACTACATGGAGACGGCACTGGCACCCAAGCTCCACTTGGTCAAG GGTCAACACTGAAGCGACTGTGTCTTGGCAAAGAGCGTGGCAGCA gatctggagcttcagcttcAGCTTTCAATCAATCACAGCAACTTCCTACCGGCATCACGCCTCCTCCCCATCAGCCAGTGATAGGTCTGGCCCAGGCTCAGGccaataacagcaacaacaagaCATACAGTGGCACATCCATGAGTGCCACTGAAAACAACCTGCCTGAAGACTTGCAGCGGCTGATGGATGACTGGGCACAGGAAGTTCTTATTGTGACCCACCGGCCACGCACCAACTCTCTGAGTATCAGTGGACAGCAGCTTTGGGATCAGATTGTCCCTCGAACATGTGAACAGCTTGCTAGTCCTTCAGAT GTATCATCATGGACAGCCCCAGGTTCAGAGGCCTGCAATCTGCCCCTGACATGGCCTGACAGCCCTGGGTCAGCAGTGATGACCACCCCCTCTGCAGGGCCTCAGCTCACTTATCAGTCACACTCCCCTGCTCCATTCAGGGCCTTGTCCTCGCCTCTCTCTGTTAGCCAGTGGCCTGGGCTGCTCTTCCCCCTTCCTTCAGGAGTGTTTGCCTTTCCTGCAGTGCCCTCAGCCCAGGATGCCCACAGCCCCTTTCCAGCTTCATCATATCAGCCAACCGACCCCAAGGCGAGGACTCTCTAA